The Silene latifolia isolate original U9 population chromosome X, ASM4854445v1, whole genome shotgun sequence genome contains the following window.
acaatcactcctggcttggtgtccatggttttttcccttattctcaggatttttccacgtataaaatctttgtgtctttatttATTAGTTATTATTTCATTTAAATAATACTAGtcaggcgagttgtttgagttagatcaccctacttataaatccctggcaggatatCCTAGATAAGTGAAATCCCTGCCAAAACATAAGTAAAGGCATAttctgaaagaaaaaaaaaaccattcaaatATCAACATGTAACACATAACTTTAAGAGCTATATATATGATTGTAAGGATTTTTTTATCCTTTGGATTGTACACCCTCTCATTCATTAAATCTTAAcgctttaacttattaaaatactTCACGAATAAAAAAGTAAAGTACATAAATAATATACTTAAGAAAAAACTCCAAATTGTAGAGTATACTTGAGAATTAAGAAAAATTACTGAATTATGGTAAATAACACTTGGAGAACATTATACATATCTAATTATCTATAACTAACATAGAATCATATCAACATATGTGTATGATTCCACTTTGCTACTTTCTACAACATGATATGAATTACAATATTTTGAAGATGTGCTCCAAATCAAGTTTTGTATGCGACGATGCATTGAAGCAGGGGCGGACGCAGGAATTATCGACATGGTGGGCACAATAGAAAAAAATGTATACTAAAAAATATATACGCGAAGAGAATATGAAATACGATTAAACAAAATCCATCGTCTACATCACATATTAAAATAACTTTAATAAAAACTTAAAATCTAAGTATTAATCTAAAACCATGCGACGAGATTTCATGTTTTGGTAGCGCTTAATGATATCATCATCACTCACTCGTACAAAATAATCTCGCTCAATAAATGTGACCAAACAATGATTCAATAGCTTATCTCCTATTCTATTTCTCATCTTGTTCTTCACAAACTTCATGGAGGAGAAGACCCTTTCCACACTTGCAGTTGCAACCGGAAGTATCAAGGCAAGCTTAATTAACAAATAAACCCAATTATATACAATATGTTTTCTTGTTTCAACAAGCTTAACCGAAAGCTCACCAAGATTCTTCAAATTATGAAAACTTGAATCATTCTTCATATCTCTATAATAAATATCAAGTTGATCTCCAAGACGCATTATATCAACAGTTGTGAAATCCTTAGGATAAAATTCGGTAAGGTTCACCAACTTTAGCTTGTTAAAAGAAGCAAAGACATTTTCCGGGCTCAAACACGCCATACATTTTAGCAACTCCTTGCTCTTTTCATCAAAGCGACTTTTTAGTTCCTCAACTTGCTTATCAATCACGCACGTATATATTTCAACACGGTAACGATGAAGGTTAACAACTTTATGAAGACAACGCCTAGATCTTCCAAGAGGAGCATAAAAATCGCTCATGTTAGGCACTTCAACTTTGTTTTTTACACAAAAGTTACATACCGTCTCAAGGAAGTTGTCCCAGCCATCATCTCTCATATGTTGCAATTGAGCCATGGTCAAATCCACAAGGGTCATCGCATTAACAATATCTTGGTCCTTTCTCTGTAATGCTTGACACAAATCATTAGTATACCCAAATATAACTTTCATAAGATATAGCATAAAAATGAACTCAAATGACTCAAGATGATCAAGTGCAATTTGTGCTTTCGCACGATCATCCACACATTTTGAAGACGATCCAATGTCCTCAAGAACTTCAATAGTAGAAGGATACAAAGAAATAAGACTCAAGATTGAATTGAAATGAGAACTCCATCGAGTATCACCCGGCCTACTTAACCCAATTTCTTGATTTAACCCTCTGCCAGTTTCAATTTCGCCCAAGTTTAGTGCTTTTAACACTTTTCCAGCTTGAACTTTTTTTAGCATCGTCATCCTCTTACAAGATGATGCAATAAAATTAAGCACAATCCCAAGATGCATAAAAAAATTTGGCACACTCAGAATTTTCTTTAGCAACCGCTACAAGGGTTAGCTGAAGTTGGTGAGCAAAACAATGGACATAATAGGCACAAGGGTTATTCCTCATTATCAAGTTTCTGAGACCATTCAACGCACCTCTCATATTACTTGCTCCGTCATACCCTTGACCACGGATATTTGACATACTCGATGAATGAGTAGCAAGTAGTTTTTTTATCGTGGCCATAAGTGTCATACTAGATGTATCATCAACTTTCACAACACCAAGGAATCTTTCGGCTACATATCCCTCCTTATCAAGATAACGCAAACAAATGGCCAATTGCTCTTTATGAGATACATCACTAGACTCGTCGGCTAATATCGCAAATAAATCATTATCAAGATCTTCAACAATTAGTCTAGTAGTTTCTTTGCCACAACATTTGATAAGGTCTTTCTGAATAGTAGGAGCGGTCGCTTGGTGATTACCTGGAGCATTACTAAGAACAATTTTAGCAATATTTTCACTTTTTCCAGCAAGCCATTCCAAAAGTTCAAGAAAATTTCCCTTATTGTTTGAAGTTGCACTTTCATCGTGACCTCGGAATGCTAGACCTTGTTTCAAAAGATACCTCAAACATTGGAGTGAATATGTCAAGCGAGCCTTGTAAATAGCCTTGGCATTGCTACTTACTTTGTCAAGTTTTTCCATTATTGATGTCTTTTGATTTATGAAAAAGTAATATTTTCCTCTAGCTTCATTGTGAAAACTACCATTTTCGCCAACATGTTTGTCAAAAGTTTCTAATGCTTTTTTCCAATTTCTATACCCTCCTTGTACAAATGGATCATACCCGGAAGTATTTGTAATATCCTTGAACAAGTAGCAATAGAAACAAAAAGCCGCATCATTCTCTTCACTATATTCAAGCCAATCATATTTATCATACCATTCAGCTTTAAAGCGGCGTAATTTTTTACCGTGAAGTGTTTGAGGGAAATCTCTCTTTGGCTTTGGTCTACAAGGCTTCTTGTCGATAAATCCCCTTCTTATAACATCTCGATCATTAGCAGGATAAGACAAAATTGGCATCCGTTTCCCAGGATCATGTGGTAAAAGATCAACGTCAAGTTGCTCTTCTTGAGAAGGCATAAAACCAGACCCAACTTCACTTTGATTGCCTACTTGAGTTGGTGTGGGTAAGGGATTTGTTTCATGTTCATCCTCATTTTGGTCAACTTCTTGAATTGGTGTGAGAGACGGCTCCGTTTCATGTTGCTCATTTTGGTTAAATTCTTGAGTTTGAGAAGGGTGTTCAACACTTTGTGACAATGGGGAAGATGATGAAGTAGGTTTATGTGACTTCCTTCCTATAACCACATAGTCTAGTATACTTCTATTCTTCATATCTGCGACGATATTCACGATAACAATCATGTTACAGCAATAACATGATCACTACAATAATCAAAAGTAACGAAACCAATTTCCTCCATCAAAATAGTGTTTACTCAAAAGTCTCTTGTCAATTTTCCAGAGCTTATAATAGTTAATACACAAACCGCAAAGTACGAATCCAAAAGAGCATGATCAGAACCGGACTTCCCTAACTAAAATCATCTCAATATGAGCATATAATATGTTACCATGACACATGAgcaaaaaatataaaatcatTGATATGATCGAGAGTACATTTTCAGCTTCGGCTTTTAACATTGTTTTAATATAAAGGGAAAATTGAATAACATGAAAAGAAAAAGTCGGAGTTGTTGCATTATTTTAGTTCAATAACATGAAAAGGAAAAGTCGGCTTCACACAAATCAAGTAATCAACACAGCAACACTCAACAGGAATCTTCGAAGTTCGAAATCGACatctataatattaaattacTACAGAAGCATTACCAAGCAATCAAGCATAAAGCATTACAAGCATATCGTCACATATTgataaattaacaaacaaactTGATGATTGACAAATTGATTGTGCGGCTGTGCAACATTAAAACAAATACATACATTCATTACCTAGTTAAAGCATTATATCAATTCAATTACATCAATTAGGGTTTGAAAattgggatttgggggaaatTCCGAAATTAGGGTTTGGGGAATTGGGGGTATACTTACTTCACAGAATATTTCGACGGTGGCCGTGAGGATGGATGCCGGATGGTGAAGACTGGAGCCGTGAAGCGTCGCCGGTGACTATTGGAGTTTATTCATGGTGAATATTGCCTATATTGGAGGAATTTTTAACAGAAGAGATAGAGAGGAAGAGTCGTAAGagttgtttctattttgttcAAAGTTTGTGGCTGAATTAGGAGGAaacgcgtttttttttttttttttttttttcatggtgggcacgtgcccacccGGGCCCCCCTGGATCCGCCCCTGCATTGAAGGATGATTATGCCAAGAGTGAAGCCTGTTTGATACACTTGTTTGATGGTTCATCTTAATTTACGGAATAATGTTATGACCCATCATATGATTTTTAATGTGATTTAAGAAATTGACGTTTTTACAAGTATAGTGACTACTCTTGATGTTCAGTTTTTATTTGTCATCTTTAAAGATCATATAAAAATACGGAGAAAGAGAGGGTTGTATTGTACTCCCTCTGTTTTTCTATATATGattttctcacatttcgagatacacacttctctcttcaatatctctcaaattatATGCTTAAATATAGTGATATTTATACTCATATGAAAAAGTTTTTTTATAAAGAATTTAatagtataatttttataattttttaccaaatatatttttgttaatattaaagtcaaaggctcgcCTCGAAAAAgtaaaacgtcatatattaaaaaatggagggaatcgaatcgaatcaacttaatagagtgaatcgaatcaatcgaacttaatagagctgaatcgaatcgaatcgagctgccgaatcgaatcgaatggagctgaatcgaatcaatcgaatcaatggagccgaatcgaatcgaatcgaatcaatcgaatcgaatcgaatcgaatcaatagaatgaattgaattgaattgagtcAATTGAAtcgaaataatcatattaataataatagtattcaatattattgttattatcaactataatatattaatattcatagtataatagtaatactaaaattaatatttataagaaaaaaattttaatattatatatgaataatcataaattataataatgaaaaaatagtatttttctactaataatatttttaataacaataataaataataaggttatattaataatgatattagtaaactaattgtttagaataaaaacactcaagtaagcgttgctcgaattCAGGTTGAGTCAACGCTCTACTCTCATATGGTATCTCGAGCCTATGCTTGCTCTCTTCGgatggatctttcacgcgtaacaaaGGCCTCAGAGGGTATGCAAAAGGTCATTCTCTGATGCCTTATGGTAATGGTGGATAGTCGGGACATTGCTTGAAACTAAGGTCTCTCTGCCCTCTTGTAGTAGCTCGattagtcttacttctagagagaggaagttgttggtgagaagtttttaccattgattggtgaATAGTGAGATATTTATAGGTtttatgtgtacctcaaatgatggttTGGCAAGCacggttaccatattcgctatgaatacgccttaccgattcgcaaatcgcttatagaaaatgtgttacattaataacattattattcattttaataataatattcatcatcatcatcatcataataataataatagtaataataataaataaataaataaattattaacaatattattaattataattataataataataaataatattaatattaaaaaaaaatagtattattgttaacaaaattaataataactattatttAAATTAGTAAAGTCAAATGAGTCAATTTAATGGAGCCGAAATAATCTGAATCAATCAatggagtgaatgaatgaatcaatcaatggagtgaatcgaatgaatcgaatctgaatcgaatcgaatggagtgaatcgaatcaatcgaatcgagctgaatcgaatcgaatagaatgaatgaatcgaaataaatgaaaataagccagaaagaacagggcctaaatcaAATTTTGTTTTGACATTTTTGTTCAGCATTTAGGTACTTTTATAAGTAAATGATGTGCCATGAATCTAAACAGACACGGATTACGTGTTTAATAGTTGGAACGAAGTTGGGAAACTGCACATTGACCATGCATGAATTTGTAGCATTTGTTTCTCCTCTAATGTTAATACTCCGTATGTAACATTGTAACTTGCTTGCAAGACACCCATATGCAAAGTATAGATACCTTGGAAATGTGCTCACCTTTTTATTCCAGTCAATATGTCATTTACTATGTACTAATTTCTGTAAATATGGAGGAATTATTTAAAAtagatttttgtgtttttttcaataattttttttattaccaCATGTTTAATCTACATTATTTCAACACAACTTTATATTTTTCTTAATATCAGTTATAATATTTTTTCAATAAAATGCGattttgtttttaataaatacaattactttccaaatatatttttcttaataaatttaatggtctaagttttataactttctcaaaatattttttttacgtaaatgtaaaacattgtgagatactcactttaatcatctgtacatatcaaaatatgttaataaatataatgaaaattatactcgattgaaagcatttttcgcaatgaacgtttttatttacaatttagaatttttatcaaaatatttttttaacaaatttagaatcaaatcaatgTAATTAtgtaatgtaattttataataaaacttATTAAATCATAATTAATATTTGATGAGATTTATGATGCATTTATTATATTCATATTAAATGATTAGCTGTAATTAATGCCTGTCATTAAAGCTGTATGAGACACGTGACACATCCACAACGTTTCAACCCAGTTATATTAAATGattagttatatatatatatatatatatatatatatatatatatatatatatatatatatatatatatatatatatatatatatatatatatatataagatggaagctttgtgatatttgtttttttgtgtttgactcgttgttggagtcgggatttgaatttttgagtcggtcttggtccgatgtcggttttgactctaattagtgtcattgcgaccccgtcgtcatgcataaaacactccatgtacttttgaaaagttttgaaaagttttgttttcgaaatcgttttgagttttccgacgtatagttatacaaaactgtcgattaaacgctgcgattcctaagcatgtcgtaggccgataatcatcgggtgtttgttggagactcgacagatactgggtatctagaccacggcctacctagaagtatgttaaaggatgcctcgaTGTATATTATCTGGAAATTGACCTTTCTTTCAACTGGCCCAGTGGCTATAGTAAGATTGACAAGGCCTATTACTTTACGCCGTGTaccatcgtatgcgcgaacaccttggttagtcGGGGTCTAATCCGTATTTTCATGCCTAACTTATATGTCGTTTTTAgcggtatgacattgactgcggagccatcatccactaaTACCATGGGTACACTCTTCTTAAGACATGTGACAGTGATGTATAAGGCTAGATTGTGAGTGacaccaaaaggtggcaaatcctcatctgagaaagtaactgggttacttagcttgattgAGTCCCGGAGGACTAGGTTGACCACATCGTCAGGAGTAGAGTCATGTGCCACGTGGAGTTTAGCCAACGCTTGCAGTAAAGCTTTGCGATGTGGAAATGAACTAGCCATTAGTTGCCAGACAGAAAGATTAGCCTTCTGTAGTTGCTTCATTAGGTGATCAGTGACTGAATCCTCATTGTTATTTGTTGGAGGTGCGACATTCTCTTTGGTAGCTGAAGTATTGGTCTGTACTGgggtgacattttgatatgggcgacctgATCGAGTAAGATGGTCCACGTCAAGATCTTCTAAGGCTTTCACTAAAggatgttctttgaggtaaacatctGCGTCGTTGTCTGTCCAAAGGCCATTGATAGTGTTCAGCTCTTTCAAGCGCAGAATTTCGGTTTCTAGACTGATAATTTGCTGAACCAAATCGTAAACTACCATAATGACTTCTTACATTGTAGATTCGTAAGATAGATTAACGGCCACTTGCGTGGCTTCCTCTTCTTGAGTTGAGGCGCTAGGCTTGCGCAGGGATGACATGACATCTTCGAGTTCAGCGACTTGTCTgcttacactctttgcccatgcgacaaaatctGCAATAGTGGGTATGATGGTAGAGTAGGTTTCTCCGTGGTCAACCATattgatctcatcttcgactggagagataagatgtgaacaatccaaggtggattcctcatctgaGATCATTAGAATTCCAAGAAGATTCTTTGTGTTGGTAGGCTTACTCGCGGGAGGAATAAGCAAATGTTTatcttcgatcatgtcttggatagcATGCTTCAACCTAAAACAGTTTTCTGTGTCGTGTCCTTTACCCTTGTTATACTCACAATAAGATTAGttatcccagaatttggacttcttttcttgGTCAGGTGTAGGTCATATTGGTTGGATTCTGCCCTATTTTATCAACCTTTTCAGCGCATTTATATATGTGTCATCAATGTGAGTGAAATTCCTTGATGTATTGTTTCTCTTAGATGATTCGACGAGGTTGACATCGTCGGTTTTGCTAGTGGAAATGTAGAAATGACTTCCAATTgatgttgaaccttgatatccgcgCCCTACAGTTTTGGACAAGATTCCTTTGCGAATATCGTCTTCGATCCTGGTACTCAGCACTGTTAAATCTTTGAAAGATTTGATGTTTTTGTAActcaagtgatttgcatagaTTGGTCTTAGATTGTCCACaaatttctccacaagagtggcctcatcttgACGCTCAACAAGTTGGGttctagtctttctccacctacttaggaagtcggggaAACCTTCTTTTttcattctgggtaagaacctctagagtgcgcatgttgacttggatctcagcattatctgcgtactATTTAGTGAACTCGATAGCAGCATCATCCCACATGGGAATTTTCTTGtggtctagagagtagaaccattgtttgggaatgatgtcgagagatgaaggaaagatccttaaaaaCATCTCTGGCTTAATGCCCTTGATaaacatgtaatctttgaaagcacgaatgtggtttagagggttttcgtgccccttgaatttcgggatgtcGGTCATGTTGATCTTGATTGATAGTTGAGTCTGCTTCATACTTTCGGCTATTTTCTCTAAAGATGTCATcccccttgaggtacattagttgctcttcCAGGTGTTAAAGGGGCTTTTCTGCTTCAGCAAGGATAGGTGGAGAATCGTTTTCAGGCTTCTCAAAAGGATGGAGGATCGTCGTGAAAAGAGATGTCAGGAATAGGACCCTCCGCGGGAGGAAGTCTGGCTTCCATGGCTACTATGCGCCTTCGATTGTTTGGAGGCGAGCGTATGCGACATCTTGACTGGCTTGGAGCCGGAGTAGTGTAGCCAAAACTTGATTATTTCCATTACCATCGGGTATACCCTGGACGCTTCCTTGACTTTCGTTAGTTCTGACCATCTTGGACTGAGGATAAGAACCGACGGCGAATCAAGACACAATCAACCACATTTCATACTTACTCGAAGAAATAAGAAAGACTCGTGGAATGACTCAAAAGGGAGGACGTGTGTGTCCTTTGTGTCGtgcaaattttgaaaattttggttTTGAAATGTTATCCTAGACAATCATTGTGTGTGATTATAGGAGTGTTGACTTTGAAATGACTTTGAAAATgattgatttttgaaattttgacagaTTTTCGACTTGATTTCATTGACTTTGAACTTTTTAGGCTATTTTGAAAGATTTACATTTTACAATTTGAAGAAAGGGTTttgaaaatttcgtcatggttttgtttacaaaggTGATAACATACAAGTTACAAACATAGGcataggcattataacggtatactgagtgcttttagaagggttttggtttaaagagtgggttgccataccaagctatcataccctggtctgtggagaggtccatgCCAAACAAGAGTCGGGTCGAATCCTAGTCCATtcgctcgagtagtgaaagccattgatacaaacatgagtaagcatcgtggtatggttaACGTCAATTGTTATCCATCTTTGGGCACAGATAGGAATTTGCACAGTCCAGACGGGTCGATTGGGCAAATTGCTTGCGTTAAGCCTACGAAGGCtggctaaaacgacctaagaaggccGAGTAATAAAAaatgacaactgtctcatataaactattcccttgGTTAAAAAGCTTGTTGCTGCACTATTAGCTAGTCTAATGTACACCAATTGATTTGCTAGAAATGTTAGCAGACT
Protein-coding sequences here:
- the LOC141619769 gene encoding uncharacterized protein LOC141619769, producing MTMLKKVQAGKVLKALNLGEIETGRGLNQEIGLSRPGDTRWSSHFNSILSLISLYPSTIEVLEDIGSSSKCVDDRAKAQIALDHLESFEFIFMLYLMKVIFGYTNDLCQALQRKDQDIVNAMTLVDLTMAQLQHMRDDGWDNFLETVCNFCVKNKVEVPNMSDFYAPLGRSRRCLHKVVNLHRYRVEIYTCVIDKQVEELKSRFDEKSKELLKCMACLSPENVFASFNKLKLVNLTEFYPKDFTTVDIMRLGDQLDIYYRDMKNDSSFHNLKNLGELSVKLVETRKHIVYNWVYLLIKLALILPVATASVERVFSSMKFVKNKMRNRIGDKLLNHCLVTFIERDYFVRVSDDDIIKRYQNMKSRRMVLD